The Nodosilinea sp. PGN35 genome includes a region encoding these proteins:
- a CDS encoding 4'-phosphopantetheinyl transferase superfamily protein, whose protein sequence is MAEFYQGQLPPVVDLWLISTATLEATAKDALTACLSPAEQTQLQHIQRPAAQRQFLLSRGCLRHLLSRYTGQAPAALTFTYGPKGKPELSPSGDHTAPQPRFNLSHSGQRLLVAISTANAISALGVDIEALRPVRQRSRLCSRYLTPAEAATVLTLPPAAADHQFLRYWTGKEACLKALGLGIADAIQTLELILEPPRLTSTPAPIEVVAGGAHPEQLYQWQPEPGYIGAIALQTARLGPPRWRLWPTTPAAIAGDETAPTAIPQQPFPQSFPQLLPKTPTP, encoded by the coding sequence ATGGCTGAGTTTTACCAGGGCCAGCTGCCCCCCGTCGTTGACCTCTGGCTGATCTCGACTGCAACCCTTGAGGCAACAGCAAAAGACGCCCTCACCGCCTGTCTATCGCCAGCCGAACAGACGCAGCTCCAGCACATCCAGCGGCCTGCGGCCCAGCGCCAGTTTTTGCTCAGCCGAGGGTGCCTGCGCCATCTGCTCAGCCGCTACACCGGGCAAGCACCCGCCGCCCTCACCTTTACCTACGGGCCAAAGGGCAAGCCCGAACTCAGCCCCAGCGGCGACCACACCGCTCCTCAGCCACGGTTTAACCTGTCCCACAGCGGGCAGCGGCTGCTGGTCGCCATCAGCACCGCCAATGCTATCAGTGCCCTGGGGGTGGATATCGAAGCCCTGCGACCGGTCAGGCAGCGGTCGAGGCTGTGTAGTCGCTACCTCACCCCGGCTGAGGCCGCAACCGTGCTCACCCTGCCGCCCGCTGCAGCAGATCACCAGTTTTTGCGCTACTGGACGGGCAAAGAAGCCTGCCTAAAAGCCCTTGGCCTGGGAATTGCCGACGCCATTCAAACGCTGGAGCTGATCTTAGAACCGCCCCGGCTGACTTCGACGCCGGCCCCGATCGAGGTGGTCGCCGGGGGGGCACACCCAGAGCAGCTGTACCAGTGGCAGCCAGAGCCGGGGTACATAGGCGCGATCGCCCTGCAAACCGCCCGACTGGGGCCGCCGCGCTGGCGTCTCTGGCCAACTACCCCCGCCGCCATTGCCGGAGACGAGACCGCCCCAACAGCCATTCCCCAACAGCCATTCCCCCAGTCGTTCCCCCAGTTACTCCCTAAGACGCCTACTCCCTAA
- a CDS encoding NAD(P)/FAD-dependent oxidoreductase has protein sequence MSPKPFSHAPGDSPAPRLPSSRPAGAVKICIVGGGFGGLYCALALHQRLRQSPRPISITLVEPRDRFHFTPLLYELLTQELAPWEIAPAYRDLLQHTNLDLRQDWAEHIDLAQQTVTLRHGEPLAYDYLVMALGSQMRPPATPGSQAHTLPFVTLQDAERLERRLADLEARSTVRVVVAGAGPSGVELACKLSDRLGPRGQITVVDRRGEILRSYPQRLQRAAARALAKRGVEVYLDAAIEAVDAGGLTFGYAGQPRYCSADLILWTVGTVPRSWPGSAPLQPTPFGQCPVRPTLQLLDHPNVFVLGDMAAMPAPGRNSQRDPSRNRAPTTAQAAYQAGPAVAYNLLALIANRPLRPFVYNHLGDMLTLGQGEAVVCGFGLCITGRLGGVSRRWAYWLRLPTHAHRWRVLKHWLGFKG, from the coding sequence ATGTCGCCGAAGCCGTTTAGTCATGCCCCAGGGGATTCTCCTGCTCCCCGTCTGCCTAGCTCTCGCCCCGCCGGGGCGGTCAAGATCTGCATTGTAGGCGGCGGGTTTGGCGGGTTGTACTGCGCCCTGGCCCTGCACCAGCGGCTCAGACAGTCGCCCCGACCCATCAGTATTACTCTGGTGGAGCCGCGCGATCGCTTCCACTTTACTCCGCTGCTCTACGAACTGCTCACCCAGGAGTTGGCCCCCTGGGAGATTGCGCCCGCCTACCGTGACCTGCTCCAGCACACCAACCTTGACCTGCGCCAAGACTGGGCCGAGCACATTGACCTGGCACAGCAAACCGTCACCCTGCGCCACGGAGAACCCCTCGCCTACGACTACCTGGTGATGGCCCTGGGTAGCCAGATGCGCCCGCCCGCTACCCCCGGCAGCCAGGCCCATACGCTGCCGTTTGTCACGTTGCAGGATGCGGAACGCCTGGAGCGGCGGCTGGCCGACCTGGAGGCTCGGTCTACGGTGCGGGTGGTGGTGGCCGGGGCTGGCCCCAGTGGCGTTGAGCTGGCCTGCAAACTGAGCGATCGCCTTGGCCCTCGGGGCCAGATCACCGTGGTCGATCGTCGGGGCGAAATTCTGCGATCGTACCCCCAGCGCCTTCAGCGGGCGGCGGCGCGAGCCCTGGCGAAGCGAGGGGTGGAGGTCTACCTGGATGCTGCGATCGAGGCTGTCGATGCCGGTGGTCTAACCTTTGGCTACGCTGGGCAGCCCCGCTACTGCTCAGCCGATCTCATACTCTGGACGGTGGGCACGGTGCCGCGATCGTGGCCCGGCAGTGCCCCGCTCCAGCCGACTCCCTTTGGCCAGTGCCCGGTGCGCCCTACCCTCCAGCTACTCGACCACCCCAATGTCTTTGTGCTGGGGGATATGGCCGCCATGCCCGCCCCTGGGCGCAATTCGCAGCGCGATCCGTCCCGGAATCGCGCCCCTACCACAGCCCAGGCCGCCTACCAGGCCGGCCCGGCGGTGGCCTACAACCTGCTGGCGCTGATCGCCAATCGCCCCCTTAGACCCTTTGTTTACAACCATCTGGGCGATATGCTCACCCTGGGCCAGGGTGAAGCCGTGGTCTGTGGGTTTGGGCTGTGTATCACCGGGCGGCTGGGGGGCGTTTCGCGCCGCTGGGCCTACTGGCTGCGGCTGCCGACCCATGCCCACCGCTGGCGAGTGCTCAAGCACTGGCTGGGGTTCAAGGGCTAG
- a CDS encoding NYN domain-containing protein encodes MPRAPEPPDPACYKKIARFLQAALCKTQQQRIDLLTEAARVWLQATSAETQIARFTALLEPQTTTPALLQTVERLLDKLFTPVFRGSRPHWQILQQVQRWAIALPSPPLPESSPARQTQTEPSALPWVGLLLVDAENLHPPEALEAFLQTVGRYPIRHRLAFGNWRKLGRRDQSFYQRGYQMVHVPSGKNSTDIKMSLDASLISLWNPSIREVFICSTDSDLLHLGHTLLHLGVTPYRVSRRHNRFAVVNVAQQTTQIFHLSQGSQPPVQPQVPTPEGESANPAVAAPGVIKVPSLGQIKEWLTVLIVQEQQANPGQPITIGRLGHLFRDRNHISANDALKATSGYSSLTQFLSDNDMFELSRSPDGQQTVVTLAIPAGDNPPAVEPSVPVSVPPPGGEGTLPPPITDAQSLEQALIALLWGLSSGQTNTQIQLSVLAAYFAHIHQEPMSVVLKRIGEPKGLPKFLLKCRSLRVQQQGQDWRIALACVS; translated from the coding sequence ATGCCTCGCGCCCCCGAGCCGCCTGACCCAGCGTGCTACAAAAAAATTGCTCGTTTTCTCCAGGCTGCCCTCTGCAAAACTCAGCAGCAGCGGATCGATCTGCTCACCGAGGCCGCTAGGGTGTGGTTGCAGGCCACCTCTGCGGAGACCCAAATTGCCAGGTTTACAGCCCTACTGGAGCCACAGACTACGACTCCGGCCCTACTCCAAACCGTCGAGCGCCTCCTCGACAAGCTGTTTACGCCTGTGTTCCGTGGCTCTAGGCCCCACTGGCAGATTCTGCAGCAGGTGCAGAGGTGGGCGATCGCTCTCCCTTCCCCCCCCCTCCCTGAGTCCTCCCCAGCGCGGCAGACCCAAACTGAGCCCTCCGCCCTGCCCTGGGTTGGACTGCTGCTGGTAGATGCCGAAAACCTGCACCCCCCTGAAGCCCTGGAGGCGTTTCTGCAAACCGTGGGTCGTTACCCCATCCGCCACCGGTTGGCCTTTGGCAACTGGCGCAAGCTGGGCCGTCGAGACCAGTCGTTTTACCAGCGGGGGTACCAAATGGTGCATGTACCCTCAGGCAAAAACAGTACCGACATCAAAATGTCCCTGGATGCGTCCTTAATTTCCCTCTGGAATCCGTCGATTCGCGAGGTGTTTATCTGCTCTACCGACTCAGACCTGCTGCACTTGGGCCACACGCTGCTGCATCTTGGGGTCACTCCCTACCGGGTCAGCCGTCGCCACAACCGGTTTGCCGTTGTGAATGTTGCCCAGCAAACTACTCAAATTTTTCATCTCTCCCAGGGGAGTCAGCCCCCGGTTCAACCCCAGGTGCCGACCCCGGAGGGCGAGTCAGCGAACCCGGCGGTGGCGGCTCCTGGGGTGATTAAAGTGCCCTCCCTCGGCCAAATCAAAGAGTGGCTGACGGTTTTGATTGTGCAGGAGCAGCAGGCCAATCCGGGGCAGCCAATCACCATTGGTCGCCTGGGGCATCTGTTTCGCGATCGCAACCACATTTCCGCCAACGATGCGCTGAAGGCCACCTCTGGCTATAGCAGCCTGACGCAGTTTCTGAGCGACAACGATATGTTTGAGCTGTCGCGATCGCCAGACGGTCAGCAAACCGTCGTCACCTTGGCGATCCCAGCGGGGGACAATCCCCCCGCCGTCGAACCCTCAGTCCCGGTGTCTGTACCTCCGCCCGGTGGAGAGGGCACCCTGCCGCCACCCATTACCGATGCCCAGAGCCTTGAGCAGGCCCTGATTGCCCTGCTGTGGGGTTTATCCTCAGGTCAGACAAATACCCAAATCCAGCTGTCGGTGCTGGCCGCCTACTTTGCCCATATTCACCAAGAACCCATGAGCGTCGTGCTAAAGCGCATCGGTGAACCCAAGGGACTGCCCAAATTTTTGCTCAAATGCCGCTCTCTACGGGTACAACAGCAGGGCCAGGACTGGCGTATAGCCCTGGCCTGCGTCAGTTAA
- the purF gene encoding amidophosphoribosyltransferase, giving the protein MTFPSESFLDESCEPDAGGQLDRPDKPEEACGIFGLYAPDEEVARLAYFGLFALQHRGQESAGIATFDASGSHCYKHMGLVSQVFDDQILKGLIGHIAVGHTRYSTTGSSHVCNAQPAVVPTRLGNLALAHNGNLVNAADLREELLERNHDLITTTDSEMIAFALAEAVNDGADWVSAAATAFNRCFGAFSLVIGTPNGILGARDQQGIRPLVLGVLGHDIPEVGQPAHYVLASETCALDIIGATYVRDIKPGELVWITPEGLVSRQWAGATERKLCVFEMIYFSRPDSIVNGESLYSYRRRLGHQLAKESPAEVDLVMAVPDSGVPAAIGFSQQSKIPYAEGLIKNRYVGRTFIQPTQSMREVGIRMKLNPLRDVLEGKRVLIVDDSIVRGTTSRKIVQALRDAGAVEVHMRISSPPVTHPCFYGIDTDTQDQLIAATKSLDEIAKQINVDSLAYLSWEGMLEATYQEPGSFCSACFTGNYPVEIPEPFKRAKLKFELKEPVAT; this is encoded by the coding sequence ATGACGTTCCCTTCTGAATCTTTCCTCGACGAGTCCTGTGAGCCTGACGCGGGCGGCCAGCTCGATCGCCCCGACAAGCCCGAAGAAGCCTGCGGCATCTTTGGCCTCTATGCCCCCGACGAAGAGGTGGCACGGCTGGCTTACTTTGGCCTGTTTGCCCTTCAGCACCGGGGTCAAGAGTCGGCGGGTATTGCCACCTTTGATGCCTCGGGCAGCCACTGCTACAAGCACATGGGCCTGGTATCCCAGGTATTTGACGACCAGATTCTCAAAGGGCTGATTGGGCACATTGCCGTCGGCCACACCCGCTATTCCACCACCGGATCCAGCCACGTGTGCAACGCCCAGCCCGCTGTGGTGCCCACCCGTCTGGGCAATTTGGCTCTGGCCCACAACGGCAACCTGGTCAACGCCGCCGATCTGCGCGAAGAACTTTTAGAGCGCAACCATGATTTAATCACCACCACCGACTCTGAGATGATCGCCTTTGCCCTAGCCGAAGCGGTCAACGATGGGGCCGACTGGGTGAGCGCCGCCGCAACCGCCTTCAACCGCTGCTTTGGGGCCTTTAGCCTGGTAATTGGCACCCCCAACGGCATTCTGGGGGCCCGCGACCAGCAGGGTATTCGCCCCCTGGTGCTGGGGGTTTTGGGCCACGACATTCCTGAGGTGGGGCAGCCCGCCCACTACGTGCTGGCGTCAGAAACCTGTGCCCTCGACATCATCGGGGCCACCTACGTGCGCGACATCAAACCGGGTGAGCTGGTGTGGATTACCCCCGAGGGGCTGGTCTCTCGCCAGTGGGCAGGGGCGACAGAGCGCAAGCTCTGCGTGTTTGAGATGATCTACTTCTCGCGACCCGACAGCATTGTCAACGGCGAAAGCCTCTACAGCTACCGCCGCCGTCTGGGCCACCAGCTGGCCAAAGAATCGCCCGCCGAGGTGGATCTAGTCATGGCGGTGCCCGACTCGGGGGTACCGGCGGCGATCGGCTTTTCCCAGCAGTCTAAAATCCCCTACGCCGAGGGGCTGATCAAAAATCGCTACGTGGGGCGCACCTTTATTCAGCCTACCCAGTCGATGCGGGAGGTGGGCATTCGCATGAAGCTCAACCCCCTGCGGGACGTGCTGGAGGGCAAGCGGGTGCTGATCGTAGATGACTCCATTGTGCGGGGCACCACCAGCCGCAAGATCGTGCAGGCGCTGCGGGATGCTGGGGCGGTCGAGGTACATATGCGGATTTCGTCGCCGCCGGTCACCCACCCCTGTTTCTACGGCATTGACACCGACACCCAGGATCAGCTGATCGCAGCGACCAAGTCTTTGGATGAAATTGCCAAGCAAATCAATGTGGATTCGCTAGCTTACCTGAGCTGGGAGGGCATGCTGGAAGCGACCTACCAGGAGCCCGGTAGCTTCTGCTCTGCCTGCTTTACGGGCAATTATCCGGTCGAAATTCCGGAACCCTTCAAGCGGGCCAAGCTCAAGTTTGAACTCAAAGAGCCGGTGGCGACTTAG
- the purL gene encoding phosphoribosylformylglycinamidine synthase subunit PurL → MTAFSTAPFSPAEIAAEGIRPEEYDDIVHRLGRHPNRAELGMFGVMWSEHCCYKNSRPLLKQFPTEGPRVLVGPGENAGVIDAGDGLRVAFKIESHNHPSAVEPFQGAATGVGGILRDIFTMGARPIAVLNSLRFGDLADSRTRRLCQGVVSGIAHYGNCFGVPTVGGEVYFDTAYNGNPLVNAMAIGIMETDEIVKSGAAGIGNPVVYVGSTTGRDGMGGASFASAELTDESEQDRPAVQVGDPFLEKSLVEACLEAFKTGAIVAAQDMGAAGLTCSTAEMAAKGGVGIELDLDLIPVRETGMVPYEYLLSESQERMLFVVAKGREAEVIEIFERWGLHAVVAGSVIADSIVRILFKGDIAAEIPALALAENTPIYHRELLAEPPDYAQKAWAWSEASLPPCSIAGIALPDAGNTSWTGVLHRLLGQPTIASKAWVYRQYDHQVQNNTVQRPGQGDAAVIRLRPLEAVPGYRPGSTTRGLAATVDCNARYVYLNPYEGAKAAVAEAARNLSCVGALPLAVTDNLNFGSPEKPVGYWQLANACRGLADACREFETPVTGGNVSLYNETVDSQGNPQPIYPTPVVGMVGLIDDLTYTCGQGWQQDGDLIYLLGVPVEQTGTAISEGNPLVTLGGSEYLAAIHGQVAGQPPAIAMVLEKRVQAACRHGIAQGWVRSAHDCAEGGLTVALAESCISGGLGAMVQLPLAASQTDLRWDRLLFGEGGARILVSVSRDRQAEWEAYLSHQLADAWQWLGSVHGNRLTVATQAGQAVMDESVVALTETWSGAIARQLAADS, encoded by the coding sequence ATGACAGCCTTTTCTACTGCCCCGTTTAGCCCCGCAGAGATCGCCGCCGAAGGCATTAGGCCCGAGGAGTACGACGACATCGTCCATCGCCTGGGCCGCCACCCCAACCGCGCTGAGCTGGGCATGTTTGGGGTGATGTGGTCAGAGCACTGCTGCTATAAAAACTCGCGCCCCTTGCTGAAGCAGTTCCCCACCGAGGGGCCACGGGTGCTGGTGGGGCCAGGGGAAAATGCTGGCGTGATCGATGCCGGCGACGGGCTGCGGGTGGCCTTCAAAATCGAGTCCCACAACCATCCGTCCGCCGTGGAGCCGTTCCAGGGGGCGGCCACCGGGGTGGGCGGCATTCTGCGCGACATTTTTACCATGGGGGCGCGGCCCATCGCCGTGCTCAACTCCCTGCGATTTGGCGACCTGGCCGACAGCCGCACCCGCCGCCTCTGTCAGGGGGTGGTGTCGGGCATTGCCCACTACGGCAACTGCTTTGGGGTGCCCACCGTGGGCGGTGAAGTGTATTTTGACACCGCCTACAACGGCAACCCGCTGGTGAATGCGATGGCGATCGGCATTATGGAAACCGACGAGATTGTGAAATCGGGGGCGGCGGGCATCGGCAACCCGGTGGTGTACGTGGGCTCAACCACCGGGCGCGACGGCATGGGCGGGGCCAGCTTTGCCAGTGCCGAGCTGACCGATGAGTCAGAGCAAGACCGCCCGGCGGTGCAGGTGGGCGACCCATTCCTGGAGAAATCCCTGGTGGAAGCCTGTTTGGAGGCGTTTAAGACGGGGGCGATCGTCGCCGCCCAAGACATGGGGGCAGCGGGCCTCACCTGCTCCACCGCCGAGATGGCGGCCAAGGGCGGCGTCGGCATTGAGCTCGATCTCGACCTGATTCCGGTGCGGGAAACGGGCATGGTGCCTTACGAGTACCTGCTGTCTGAATCTCAGGAGCGCATGCTGTTTGTGGTTGCCAAGGGCCGCGAAGCCGAGGTGATCGAGATCTTTGAGCGCTGGGGCCTCCACGCCGTGGTGGCTGGGAGCGTCATCGCTGACTCCATTGTGCGGATTTTGTTTAAGGGGGATATTGCGGCCGAAATTCCCGCCCTGGCCCTGGCCGAAAATACGCCGATCTATCACCGAGAACTGCTGGCCGAACCGCCCGACTACGCCCAGAAGGCCTGGGCCTGGAGCGAAGCCAGCCTGCCCCCCTGTTCCATTGCCGGGATCGCCCTGCCGGACGCGGGGAACACCTCCTGGACTGGGGTTCTCCACCGGCTGCTAGGGCAACCCACGATCGCCTCCAAAGCCTGGGTCTATCGCCAGTACGACCACCAGGTGCAAAACAACACCGTCCAGCGCCCCGGCCAGGGCGACGCCGCTGTGATTCGCCTGCGCCCGTTGGAAGCGGTGCCGGGGTATCGACCGGGCAGTACCACCCGAGGGCTGGCGGCTACGGTAGACTGCAACGCCCGCTACGTCTACCTCAACCCCTACGAAGGCGCTAAAGCCGCCGTAGCCGAAGCCGCCCGCAACCTCAGCTGTGTCGGTGCCCTACCCCTGGCGGTGACCGACAACCTCAACTTTGGCAGCCCTGAGAAGCCCGTCGGCTACTGGCAGCTGGCCAACGCCTGCCGGGGGCTGGCCGACGCCTGCCGCGAGTTTGAAACCCCCGTCACCGGCGGCAACGTCTCGCTCTACAACGAAACGGTGGATAGTCAGGGCAACCCCCAGCCCATCTACCCCACCCCGGTGGTCGGCATGGTGGGGCTGATCGACGATCTGACCTACACCTGTGGCCAGGGCTGGCAGCAAGACGGCGACTTAATCTACCTGCTGGGCGTGCCGGTGGAGCAGACGGGGACGGCAATTTCAGAGGGCAATCCCCTAGTCACCCTGGGCGGTTCAGAGTACCTGGCGGCGATCCACGGTCAGGTTGCCGGGCAGCCCCCGGCGATCGCCATGGTCCTGGAGAAGCGTGTCCAGGCCGCCTGCCGCCACGGCATTGCCCAGGGCTGGGTGCGATCGGCCCACGACTGCGCCGAGGGGGGGCTGACCGTTGCCCTGGCGGAATCGTGTATCAGTGGCGGGCTGGGAGCCATGGTGCAACTGCCCCTGGCGGCGTCCCAAACCGACCTACGGTGGGACAGACTGCTGTTTGGGGAAGGCGGCGCGCGCATTCTGGTCTCGGTGAGCCGCGATCGCCAAGCCGAGTGGGAGGCATACCTCAGCCATCAGCTGGCCGATGCCTGGCAGTGGCTGGGCAGCGTCCACGGTAACCGGCTGACGGTGGCGACCCAGGCGGGGCAAGCCGTAATGGATGAATCGGTGGTCGCGCTGACGGAAACCTGGTCTGGGGCGATCGCGCGGCAGCTGGCAGCAGACAGCTAA
- a CDS encoding RNA polymerase sigma factor, with protein sequence MTTARRGVEIAARTAYGRLLAYLVSRSRDVMAAEDALGDAFVAALRTWPEQGMPPNPEAWLLLAARRKLIDAARRAKTRDKVVHWLETDDCTTASAAPEELTFPDERLKLLFVCAHPAIDASVHTPLMLQTILGLNAHQIGSAFLVSPTTMGQRLVRAKAKIRDAGIAFEIPEAAELPARLQAVLEAIYAVYTLGWDAVAGGDARHRGFTAEALWLARLCVDLMPEEPEAKGLLALMLFCEARAEARRTTAGAYVPLSEQDTELWSQGMVHEAEQYLRQAAAAQHIGRFQLEAAIQSAHMQRSRGQAPDWEAIVLLYEGLLQVAPTLGARVSQAAAIAAAQGFAASLQALETIPPDAVKNYQPYWALKAHLLHSLNQGTAAKTAYQRAIGLSEDAAVREFLLGRSRQLP encoded by the coding sequence ATGACCACCGCTCGCCGAGGGGTAGAAATCGCCGCCCGCACCGCCTACGGTCGCCTGCTGGCCTACCTGGTCAGCCGATCGCGCGATGTGATGGCGGCGGAAGATGCCCTCGGCGATGCCTTTGTCGCCGCCCTGCGAACCTGGCCCGAGCAGGGCATGCCGCCTAACCCTGAGGCCTGGCTGCTGCTGGCGGCCAGGCGCAAGCTGATCGATGCCGCGCGGCGCGCCAAGACCCGGGACAAGGTGGTGCATTGGCTAGAGACAGACGATTGCACCACCGCCAGTGCCGCCCCAGAGGAGCTGACGTTCCCCGACGAGCGGCTAAAACTGCTGTTCGTCTGCGCCCACCCCGCCATCGATGCCAGCGTGCACACGCCGCTGATGCTGCAAACTATTCTGGGGCTCAATGCCCACCAGATTGGCTCGGCCTTTTTGGTGTCGCCCACCACCATGGGGCAGCGCCTGGTGCGGGCTAAAGCCAAAATTCGCGACGCGGGCATTGCCTTTGAAATTCCTGAGGCAGCGGAGTTGCCCGCGCGGCTCCAGGCTGTGCTGGAGGCAATCTACGCGGTCTACACCCTGGGCTGGGACGCCGTCGCTGGCGGTGATGCCCGCCACCGGGGGTTCACGGCGGAGGCGCTCTGGCTGGCCCGCCTCTGCGTAGACCTCATGCCCGAGGAGCCCGAGGCCAAGGGGCTGCTGGCCCTGATGCTGTTTTGCGAAGCCCGGGCCGAGGCCCGTCGCACCACGGCGGGGGCCTACGTGCCCCTGTCGGAGCAAGATACTGAGCTGTGGTCGCAGGGCATGGTGCACGAGGCCGAACAGTATCTGAGGCAAGCCGCGGCGGCCCAGCACATCGGCCGCTTTCAGCTAGAGGCCGCCATTCAGTCGGCCCACATGCAGCGATCGCGCGGACAGGCCCCCGACTGGGAGGCGATCGTGCTGCTCTACGAGGGCTTGCTCCAGGTCGCGCCCACCCTGGGGGCCAGGGTGAGCCAGGCGGCGGCGATCGCCGCCGCCCAGGGTTTCGCCGCCAGCCTGCAAGCCCTAGAGACCATTCCCCCCGACGCGGTCAAAAACTACCAGCCCTACTGGGCATTAAAAGCCCACCTGCTGCACAGCCTCAACCAAGGCACCGCCGCCAAAACCGCCTACCAGCGCGCCATCGGGCTCTCAGAAGACGCTGCCGTGCGGGAGTTTCTCCTGGGGCGATCGCGTCAGCTCCCCTAG
- a CDS encoding YciI family protein, with translation MQYAILIYETEQAFGNRTDAAQAEPYWGAYQAYAGALKQAGLDTSGGILQPGHTGTTVRLKQGQRQVQDGPYADTKEQLGGFILIDVPDLDAALDWAARCPAASYGAVEVRPVLPAPAMA, from the coding sequence ATGCAGTACGCCATTTTAATTTACGAAACCGAGCAGGCCTTTGGTAACCGCACCGACGCAGCCCAGGCTGAGCCCTACTGGGGGGCCTACCAGGCCTACGCCGGAGCCCTGAAGCAGGCGGGTCTGGACACCAGCGGCGGCATTCTCCAGCCGGGCCACACGGGTACTACCGTGCGACTCAAGCAGGGGCAGCGCCAGGTGCAAGACGGCCCCTACGCCGACACCAAAGAGCAGCTGGGCGGCTTCATTTTGATCGACGTGCCCGACCTGGATGCGGCCCTGGACTGGGCGGCCCGCTGCCCGGCGGCCAGCTATGGCGCGGTAGAAGTGCGGCCCGTACTGCCCGCCCCGGCCATGGCCTAA
- a CDS encoding adenylate/guanylate cyclase domain-containing protein, whose protein sequence is MISSSGPYLALKTGSGDRQLSLVGGNYWTVGRGDDNNFVLPDRWISRNHAMLQGAESGRFYLIDLGSRNGTFVNGRRVSVPVILQDGDLLTFGQTELRFFSPQDAAVARDESPSGDRSPEATATAMLHVRQLISVMVVDIRDFTILTRQIDEKILSEAIGTWFRRAGEIIGQYGSWVDKYIGDAVMTVWVHGPEGADQASIVKILQAVSTLAEMTSQLHEQFPLPFPLRIGAGINTGYAMVGNTGSGDRPDYTALGDTVNSAFRLESATKPLGLDIAIGETTYKYLEKAGADDPCFKRLTVEMKGYEEPILTRAGTFTDLNRFLAKYA, encoded by the coding sequence GTGATTTCTTCTTCTGGCCCCTACCTTGCGCTTAAAACCGGCTCCGGCGATCGCCAGCTGTCTTTGGTGGGCGGCAACTATTGGACGGTAGGGCGCGGCGACGACAACAACTTTGTGCTGCCCGACCGCTGGATCTCGCGCAACCACGCCATGCTCCAGGGGGCCGAAAGCGGCAGGTTTTACCTGATCGACCTGGGCAGCCGCAACGGCACTTTTGTCAACGGGCGGCGGGTCAGCGTGCCGGTGATTCTCCAGGACGGTGACCTGCTCACCTTTGGCCAGACCGAGCTGCGATTTTTCTCACCCCAGGATGCGGCTGTGGCGAGGGATGAATCCCCTAGCGGAGACCGCAGTCCGGAGGCCACCGCTACGGCCATGCTCCACGTGCGGCAGCTGATTTCGGTCATGGTGGTCGATATTCGCGACTTCACCATTCTCACCCGTCAAATTGATGAAAAGATTCTCTCCGAGGCTATCGGCACCTGGTTTCGCCGCGCCGGAGAAATCATTGGCCAGTACGGCAGCTGGGTCGATAAGTACATTGGCGATGCCGTGATGACGGTGTGGGTTCACGGCCCTGAGGGGGCCGACCAGGCCAGCATCGTCAAGATTTTACAGGCCGTCAGCACCCTGGCCGAAATGACCAGCCAGCTCCACGAGCAGTTTCCGCTGCCGTTCCCGCTGCGCATTGGGGCCGGTATCAACACCGGCTACGCCATGGTCGGCAACACCGGCAGCGGCGATCGCCCCGACTATACCGCGCTGGGCGATACCGTCAATTCGGCCTTTCGCCTTGAGTCAGCCACTAAACCGCTGGGGCTCGACATTGCCATCGGCGAAACCACCTACAAGTATTTAGAAAAAGCCGGAGCTGATGACCCCTGCTTCAAACGCCTAACCGTCGAGATGAAGGGCTATGAGGAACCCATTCTGACCCGAGCGGGCACCTTTACCGACCTGAACAGGTTTTTGGCTAAGTACGCTTGA
- a CDS encoding DUF3120 domain-containing protein, with amino-acid sequence MLPWLALLRGWAARSGLQLQVFGAALGLVILPVFVQAPLVRYFPWVSLAMTPLWLGLGALLMKHPRWSLWGDLIVGFGWIWLTGSLYWGWFRWDPVVHLPIEALGLPIALVCLHQGWGRVGSYFFLGSLLGTAVTDLYINWMELFPVWRQLMLTSPDAAPLVLRAASATLQTDVAACRAVILVLFLLVATAIALSTSRQLAWWAFGGAVFSTLIVDGLFFLTAALA; translated from the coding sequence ATGCTGCCGTGGCTAGCCCTACTGCGGGGCTGGGCGGCGCGGTCTGGTCTTCAGCTTCAAGTCTTTGGGGCAGCGCTGGGCTTGGTCATTCTGCCGGTGTTTGTGCAGGCTCCTTTGGTGCGCTACTTTCCCTGGGTCAGCCTGGCCATGACGCCCCTTTGGCTAGGTCTGGGGGCCTTACTGATGAAGCACCCCCGGTGGAGCCTTTGGGGCGACTTGATCGTTGGCTTCGGATGGATCTGGCTCACGGGCTCGCTGTATTGGGGCTGGTTTCGCTGGGATCCGGTGGTTCATCTGCCGATTGAAGCCCTGGGATTACCCATTGCCCTGGTGTGTCTACACCAGGGCTGGGGCCGGGTAGGCAGCTATTTTTTTCTAGGTTCTTTACTGGGAACGGCGGTTACAGACCTCTACATCAACTGGATGGAGCTGTTCCCCGTTTGGCGTCAGCTAATGCTCACCAGCCCGGATGCGGCTCCGCTGGTGCTGCGGGCGGCCAGCGCTACTCTACAGACTGATGTGGCGGCCTGTAGGGCAGTGATTTTGGTGTTGTTTTTGCTGGTGGCGACGGCGATCGCCCTCAGCACCTCCCGCCAGCTGGCCTGGTGGGCCTTTGGGGGGGCGGTCTTTAGTACCCTAATTGTCGATGGTCTGTTTTTCTTGACGGCAGCCCTGGCCTAG